ACTTCTGGCCCTCCAGGTGAGCGTGGCATTAAAGGTGAGAATGGAAATGGGACTCCAGGACCTCCTGGTGTAAGGGGTCCCCCTGGATTGAAGGGTAGTACAGGACCACCTGGTCTTACAGGCATTGGTAAACCTGGACCAAAAGGTTTGCCTGGACTGTCTGGTGCTAAAGGTGATCAGGGACTTCCAGGGGATCAAGGGGAACCAGGAGAGGTCGGGCCTCCAGGGCTACAAGGTCAACCAGGTCCTGTGGGCATAGGGAAGCCTGGAATTGATGGATTACCAGGAGCGCCAGGTCTCATAGGTCAAAAAGGTGAACAAGGGCTGAGAGGTTCGCCAGGATTTCCTGGTACTCCAGGCTATGGAAAACCTGGTCTAAGTGGGCCAAAAGGAGAAAAGGGACATAATGGGCTGCCTGGTCTTCCTGGAGACAAAGGAGAACAAGGAATGGTGGGCCTAATTGGAGAACCAGGTCTTGATGGACAACCAGGACCCCCTGGACTTCACGGGCCAATGGGACTCCCAGGAAAACATGGTATGCCAGGGCAGAAGGGAGAACTTGGCCCCCAAGGCCCTCCAGGGCTTCCTGGACTCAGAGGTGACCAGGGTCCCAGTGGAAACCCGGGAAAAGCCGGTATACCTGGGGACAAAGGCCTACCGGGGCCAAATGGAGCAATTGGAAAACCTGGGCCCAAAGGTGAAGCAGGACATATTGGTCTACCTGGTAATCCTGGGCTCACAGGTGGTCCAGGGTCTAAAGGTGAGCCAGGATTTATGGGTACACCTGGCCCCAGAGGTCAGTCAGGTATTCCAGGTCTTCAGGGGCCTATGGGTCCCATGGGGCCACAGGGGGCCCCGGGCTTGAAGGGTGAGCCTGGACTCCCAGGACTTCCAGGACTGGGTAAATTGGGCGAGAAAGGGCCTATAGGTCCACAAGGTCCTCCAGGGAAACCAGGCCCTGCTGGACTTAATGGTAACCCTGGTCTCCCTGGGCCTCCGGGGCCCCCGGGTCCTCCAGGAAATGGTCAAACAGTTGTAGCAGGTCCAACAGATACTCAGTTGGAAGGAGGTGAAGTGCCAGGAGACCGTAAGGGGCCAGCATACAGTCAAATTCCACTCTCTGCCTCTTTAGCGCCAGCCTTCACCGCCATCCTCACCAAGCATTTCCCTCCCTCTGGTATGCCAATCATGTTTGACAAGACTCTGTACAACGGGCAGAATGCCTACAGTCTCTCAACTGGCATTTTCACTGCTCCTCTATCTGGTGTCTACTACTTTGCGTACCATGTGCATGTGAAGGGAACTAGCCTGTGGGTGGCCTTGTACAAGAACAATGTACCGGCTACGTACACTTACGATGAATACAAGAAAGGCTACATGGACCAGGCGTCCGGCAGTGCTGTCCTCGAGCTGAAAGAAGGCGACCAGGTCTGGGTCCAAATGCCCTCGGACCAGGCGAACGGCCTCTACGCTACCAAGTACATCCACTCCTCTTTCTCAGGATTCCTGCTCTGTCCCACATAACCCTGCCCATCGGTTccaacatggtcctgcagaccAAAACCTACAAAAAATACTTGCAGCCATacacattacaaaaacaatCAGTCGTAGTGCTTCAGTAGTAGTTTTACGTCCTTTTTGTCTCTTTTACAGCCAACAGCATCAGAAGGAAGAAGAAAGATTTCAATGGCAGAGGAATTTTATTCAgtgttatttgttttgttgtgtttttttggggttgtatttttatgttaattattgccattgttttattattatttgggcCTTTCTCTAAGTGTTGTTTATTATAGTAAGACTGTTCGGTGCATTCATATAAGGACTAATATCACCTGACATTTTGCGGAGGGGAGGTGTTTTTCGTAACCTGACGTAATTAGCAACACCATCGACAGACACTTGTAAATATCGAAAAACTGTGCCATTTCTTTTTCACTTTAGTCCAGTTTCTCATTAAAAATCACAAATGATCCATTTTTTACAAGACATATTGACAGTTGGTTGCTTTCTCTCTCAATTTAGTCGCTGATAAATTGTGTTTCTTTTGTCGTTTACTACTTAATTTATTGTATTCAAGCATCCAAAAATGCAATCTAGTGATGCAGTCCAACATGAACGGGACTTCACAGTATTAAACCAAGGCAATATCGATTGCACGGACATAATGTTTACATTACATAACTACGCATGGAACGTCACAATTAAAGCTGGGTCATTCAGTGTGTCTTCCATGGTCATCTTTAGCAAAGTCTGTGCAAGCATACAAGAGGAAATATAGaaccaaatacagtggaacctcggttttcaatgCGTGTTTCACCTCGGCGGACGATCGGAGCTGTGTACTTGCTCAGTTGAACCTGATTGCCAAtgtcagcagcaggtacaatcctCATTACACGTCCCTTGAACCGTCCCCTCTTAAACCTGTGTTAACAAAGAAACCCTGACATGAGTACGTCATACTTTGCCGTGgattctttcttgaattcaatgtgTTCCTCACCTTCATCAGAGTTCCGGCACTTGCAAATTTTGTGtggttaacaaaaaaaaaaaaagcagtactCTTGAACACTTCATTAGCGTACAGCGCACTGAGTTTAttcagaggaagaaaggagacagatacgagttgttcatcgttGCGTGCGTTCTTTGAACAAGAACCAGGgttgtcccgatacaactttctCACTTCCGATATAATGCTGATATTACAGCCTGAAGTATCGGTTGATACCGATATCAGTCCGATCCAGCACGAATCAGACgcacttttattacttattttgtagtttggaatgttagaaaaggcttgatcaattGGTATCAATCACACAGATAGCAACAGTCAGCAGAAGTAGGTATGAGAGAAACCCGTTGGTCATGCTTCGCGGATGTTTTGGACGGCGGAGATGTGTTTTGGCGAGGatcctcatgctgttttttgtggtaCCGCTTCGCATGCGTGGTGAGGTTGGCCATTTGAACTTTCCTGGTTCTGTGCACGGGACTCGGACTTGGCTGAGACATCTTTTTTGGACTGTGACGTCGCTTCTGCTCCTTGATAACGctgttagcacgttagcacaTGCTGtagttgtgatcacatgggcccTAGTCGGGATAGAGCTGCTGGATACAAGCGTTGGAGCGCAGCCtagaatggactgcttgtatcggtgTGCTGATATCAAAGatttttagatgcaggccaatataatccgatacttttctgtttttttaaattaattaatggaTTGCCTGGCCGGAATCTGTCGATGGTGTCCGAACGCTAAAAGAACCACGATCCATTCTTCACACAGACGGAGTCACCACCGGGTGGATGCACTACGAAAACCGATGCATATTTTTATCAATAATTTCCATCGGAAACC
The DNA window shown above is from Dunckerocampus dactyliophorus isolate RoL2022-P2 chromosome 20, RoL_Ddac_1.1, whole genome shotgun sequence and carries:
- the col8a2 gene encoding collagen alpha-2(VIII) chain; translated protein: MLLASVCVLLMLGGHVRAGGYPPMPHMKYMQPMMKGPVGPPFREGKGHYVDMPPMVDVKGEPGPQGKPGPRGPSGPPGPPGKPGLGNPGLNGQPGPQGPPGFTGIGKPGLPGLPGKIGPKGMPGLNGEVGPRGEPGPRGQPGQPGLPGPAGLSLNGKPGLPGIRGPPGTRGEPGLKGTSGPPGERGIKGENGNGTPGPPGVRGPPGLKGSTGPPGLTGIGKPGPKGLPGLSGAKGDQGLPGDQGEPGEVGPPGLQGQPGPVGIGKPGIDGLPGAPGLIGQKGEQGLRGSPGFPGTPGYGKPGLSGPKGEKGHNGLPGLPGDKGEQGMVGLIGEPGLDGQPGPPGLHGPMGLPGKHGMPGQKGELGPQGPPGLPGLRGDQGPSGNPGKAGIPGDKGLPGPNGAIGKPGPKGEAGHIGLPGNPGLTGGPGSKGEPGFMGTPGPRGQSGIPGLQGPMGPMGPQGAPGLKGEPGLPGLPGLGKLGEKGPIGPQGPPGKPGPAGLNGNPGLPGPPGPPGPPGNGQTVVAGPTDTQLEGGEVPGDRKGPAYSQIPLSASLAPAFTAILTKHFPPSGMPIMFDKTLYNGQNAYSLSTGIFTAPLSGVYYFAYHVHVKGTSLWVALYKNNVPATYTYDEYKKGYMDQASGSAVLELKEGDQVWVQMPSDQANGLYATKYIHSSFSGFLLCPT